The Cucumis melo cultivar AY chromosome 9, USDA_Cmelo_AY_1.0, whole genome shotgun sequence genome includes the window TGACTTCTACCGCAAGAAGAGTTACGCATTCTTGTAAGGTAACGCGGAGCGAAGTCAGAAGAGAAGTGGGCAGTTGTGGTTTGTCATCACGAGAGATAGAAGACGAGGAAGAAAAAGGCGAAAAAAAAGTTAGCTTCCCGAGAAGGAGAAGACGAGGAAGAGTTTGACTTCCCGGGGAGATAAAGTTTGTGTCTCGAGGGAATCTCTAATCTGGAGTTGACCGTCGACTTATGTGTCGAGCCTGGATTTAGTTGCATGGTGCGACAAAGCGATAAGGCGGCATATGTAAAGTAGTAATTCAAAACTAGCGGTTAAAGAAATAATCAGCCAAAAAATTTAGTACAAATACGGGTGGAGGCCCTAAGTGAAGTGCTGCTATTCAGAGGTTTTGGCAAAAGAGTGCAAAGAGTTGAGTTGTGCAGAGAAAGTACTAGGTGAGGAGAGGCgtttggaaaagaaaaggatCAAACATTTGCATGAGTGATATTCTTAAACTAAACACTCTTGTGTGAGTGACTTGCCTAAGCTAAACACTCTTGCATGAGTAACTTTCTTAAACTAAACGTTTTGTAATGTTTTCTTAATGGATTCTTTTCGAGTCTGAGTTATGCTTAACACGTTTTGTTTCTCTcgtgttattgttgttgttgtttgaaaagagaaaactatTGTTTTCTATGTGCTGATTGTGATGAATGTGTGCGAACCATTAGCCTTAATCCTATCAAGTGAATAGTGATTATGTGGTGTGTGCACATAATGTAAATGACATTGTGTGGATGGCCAGTGCAACAAGAAATGAATCAGAAAGCTTCCCAAATACTGTGAATGGAGTGAACATCACACTAGCTCAATGGCAAGATATTGGCGATAGTGAATCACAATAGGCTTGACAAGGGGAaggattcatgttcttggtTGAAAGGAATAAGAGAGGCTAATGTGAGATTTCTGTGATTTGCAAAATGAGGCGTTGGAAGACACGTTTGAGAAATGAAAACGAATTAGTGCTTGACTTGTATTCCTAAAAAAGTTGTCCAATATCTTCAATCACTAAATATTTGATGTGCCTAAGTTTTCCTTCCTTAGTTGTTGAGGCGTTGAGGCCGAGTAAGgaaagataagataattatgACGTTGAAAAGCTGGTCAAGTTATCCATCTTTGGATGGTTTAAAGTTATTACATGTAGGGAGGGTTGCATTCCAATTTTGTGTGTGAGATGAGTCTTATTTTCGAGATGGGTTGCTAGGCGATCAAGGAGAAGTATAAGAAATGAGTTCTTATACTCTTGAACAACTTGACACGAAGAATAACATCCTAGTGGATGAAGGAAGGTGATGGAACTTAAAGTTTAGGTTTTATTTTTGGCCTtgtgataaaaaaaatgtaattgtaAAGTATTAGATCAAGTAATAAAAACAGAGTTGTGTTTTCTATTTTTGCTGTGTTGGGTTGTGTATCTTTATTGTGCTTATGGCCTAGTTGCTAAAGAGTTAAGGTTATTACCTAAATGTTTTACGGTGTGTTGAGTTGTAAAGATCTCCTGAGTTAAAGTTGGAATTTTGTATTGGAGATTGTTTTGAGAAGTTTAGCTTACTAATTGTTTAACTCATTAGGTGTCTAAGCGACACGCCTCCTTTTGGTCGCATGAAGTGGCTAGCAGGGTGGGGCGGACCGGGGTGGGGTGTGATAATAAACCTAAAAAATCACCCAGATAAGCCTAAATTATACGTTGAAGTTAAACTTACAATTTGATTAGAAGAAGAAGGAATATCTGATTTGGACATGAATTAATTACAAATACGGCGCCAATCATACAAAGCACATGTAAGATCAACGCATTCTACACTCAATCTCAGCCGTTGATTGCTTTCAAtccttcaaaaagaaaaaaagaagggcAGTTCGGGCAGAGTCATACCTACCCGTTGACTATAAAAGCAACTACAAATCGAAAACCTCCATTTCTCCGTTACCATTACAGAGAAAATCAAAGAAATTTGGCGTTGAGAGATTGGGAGAGAGGTTTCTCTTTCTAGGgttgcttcttcttcttcatcctccATTGTTGCAAATTTCACTTCCTTCTCCTCTTGTTCTCATCTCCCATGGCGCTCTCTGATAAACCCTCTCGCCAATCTCTGATCCCCAGCTTCCTTTACTCTTCCCCTTCTTCCACTCGAACTCTTCCTCTCATGAAGATGCTTCAGTCTTCACCCACTCTCGATTCGGTTTCCTCTCCTTCTCCTAAGACCTTTGTTATTCCCTCCCCCACTGAGCCCTCTAAGAAGATCGAGATGTACTCTCCAGCCTTTTACACTGCTTGTACTTTTGGTGGAATTCTCAGCTGTGGTCTTACTCATATGGCTGTTACTCCTCTTGATTTGGTTAAATGTAATATGCAGGTTCGGCTTTTTTACATTTCTGCTTACCCTTTTCTGTCTGGgatttttgaaatgttcatcGTTTTTCTCTGCTTCAGATCTGTGGATTTTCTCGCTTTGTTACGAGGTTTCTAATTTGtgtgtttggttttttttttattattatttttttttattggatgtGGTTGTTGAATTTTGTATGGATCGGATCTAAAACTTTCATTGGTGTATTTAGGTTTACCCTTGTTTTGGATTTGGTATTAGGAAGTTAACGAGGGTGTTGTGTTTGTTCAGATTGATCCTGCGAAATACAAAAGTATTTCATCTGGTTTTGGAGTTTTGCTCAAGGAGCAGGGTGTGAGGGGTTTCTTCAGGGGCTGGGTGCCTACCCTTCTTGGGTACAGTGCACAGGGTGCTTGCAAGTTTGGATTCTACGAGTTCTTTAAGAAGTATTACTCTGATATTGCTGGACCTGAGTACGCTGCTAAGTACAAGACCTTGATCTACCTTGCCGGTTCTGCATCTGCTGAGGTGATTGCTGATATTGCACTTTGCCCTTTTGAAGCAGTGAAGGTTCGTGTTCAAACTCAGCCTGGTTTTGCTAGAGGTCTAGCTGATGGACTTCCCAAGTTCGTCAGATCTGAAGGAACTCTTGGGTATGTACTATAAATTATTCATCGAGTCATTTTCTAAGTGACAAGTGGGAAGATTTCTGAGTATTTTGATGGATTAATGGGTTACAACTTGTTTGTGATTGCAGGTTGTACAAGGGTATTGTTCCACTCTGGGGACGACAGATTCCATGTAAGTTAACATAAAACAATTATGATCTGTAGCCTACTTGTATTTTTTgcattaaatgatcgtgttctCTCACACTATCACACACATATAAAATACTTGGAATTGTGATGACTGATATTTTAGAATTGGTATACTTCGTTATTATTACAAGCACTTTCCTATAATTCAAAGTTTTACGAGGTAATATTTGTGCCTCTATGCTGGATTCCTGATGGAAACGTTAACTTGTTTACTGATTTTGATGTTTATAAACCtttataaaatttattgtttattgTGCTTATTCttttttgtcacatattttctACTATGGAATTCTAATATCTTCTTCCCATTTATTTCATTAGAAATTAGCTTTTTTACTTGCTTTCAATTTATTACTTGGTAATTTGATTTCCACAACAGACGCTAATGACATTGCTGGTATAGTTATTTAATATTTAGCTTATATGTTTATGTTACCTTTGAATATTATATGAAATTAAAGTGATAACCAACTCTGAAATGCAAGAATTGTATATCCCCTACCCATAGGAAAGAACTTCAGATTTTCCAGGGAATATTGAAAAGTAGTACCGACTTgccattttctttaaaatgaagCATGGATTGTTTCATTCTCTGTTTTGACTTGATTGTAGTCAGAGCATCTTTCACATCAGctattttaattatttggttACCCCATTCTTGTGACGAAATAAATGAATTATTATTTGGTTGACcttgtttcaattttttaattggTCGGGGCGGTGAAGTATAGTTGGTAATCTTTTTCATTTGTTGATGCTTAGGAAATTGTTACTTGTTTGATAGATGCTTGGTCGTGAATATATGTACTTATATACATTGCCTGGTGTATGCCTAGTTGCAGttagcatttttggtatttcttGTTGTTTGATAGTGATATTTGTATGACTCTAGGAGTTTTGTGTTGTATCACCTTTTGTATCATAAAGTGGAGAATTTCGGAATATTTATTTGTGGAGATTTTCTTTAACTTTACTTTCAGTTTTATTGGTCTGATTGCTCTATTTTTATGGACGAGATAAGAATTCATCACTCTACCCGAACCATCAGATCATGTGTCTGACTGTTTTGTTCAATGTCAACTTGTCGATATGACGATTTCCCTTCCGTTCAACAATAATaacttttcttctctttcttggTGTAGAATAGTTCTTGCCTTTCCCACTTGTTTTGATGTCATGTTAATACTGATTAAAGTTTGGCATGTAGGAAGTGGGCTTGAAAACGAAGGTTCCTTTTAGAGTTCACCAAGTTGATTTTGGAAATTTTCTAATTGCAATGATTGAATACAGGTTCAAATTTCTTAGTTTATCTCAGCTTGTATGAAGTACCCTTCTAAAAGGTCCATTAAATTCAATTTGGTCCTGGATGATTTGAAAGCCTAAATTTGTGACGTGGATTTGTGGTTTGCTGAAAAGCCTAGTATTctgtgtttttttcttctttcttttggtgtttTCTTTATTCACAAGCTGTGATTTTAATTTGTCTTTCGGTTGCTTTGTTTTATATGCTATTTTGAATGACTGGTGCTTTTCTTTCAGACACGATGATGAAGTTTGCATCCTTTGAGACAATAGTTGAGATGCTATACAAGTATGCCATTCCCACACCAAAGGACCAGTGCAGCAAATCTCTCCAGCTTGGTGTTAGTTTTGCTGGTGGATATGTGGCTGGTGTTTTCTGTGCTATCGTGTCTCATCCTGCCGATAATCTTGTGTCGTTCCTCAACAACGCCAAAGGAGCCACTGTTGGTGATGTGAGTGCTGTCGCCCGAGCTCTACTTCGTTCTTGTTTCATTAGTTGTTTTTTATTAACTTCTGGTTTTTTTGTTGTGCAGGCTGTCAAGAAGCTCGGATTATGGGGTCTCTTCACCCGTGGGCTACCTCTCCGTATTGTGATGATTGGAACTCTTACTGGTGCTCAATGGGGTATCTATGATGCCTTCAAAGTATTTGTTGGACTGTAAGTTCAAACCCAATGGCTAAACCTTCTTGAATTCTCCCTCTTTGATTTGAGAGCTGCTACTCACGTTCTTATTTTTTTTCGACCAGGCCTACCACCGGTGGCCCGGCGCCTGCTGCTGCCCCTGCACCTGCTGCAGCTGAGCTTGCAAAGGCGTGAGGTTGATGCATGATAGACCAACAGGAGTTTTGTTGTTTTTCGCGAGTTGAGGAGAAACCTCTTCATAGGAAATTGAATAAACATAACCATTTAGCGATGCTGCTTACAGTCCTCAAAGCCTGAAGAATATCTTTATAGAATGGATGGACCCTTTTCCATTCGGTTTTTTGTTTCCCGTTTATTACTCGgcattcattgaatttgttaaGCCAAGGATGGTTTTGATCTCATCCTTGTGCTAGCTTTTGGATACTCGGCATTCATCCTTGCTAGCTTTTGTAGTAGTTAAGAATTCAGATAGAGAATTGCAGTTTAATGGTTTTAAAAACCATGTCAGGAACAAACTTGTTGTACCACCCATGTCAGCAACAAACTTTCGCCAAATAAACTGACGGATAATGGGCAAAGGAACAAAATTTGGCTGAGTTTTCATTTCTCTTCTTACATTCTACTTTTCTTGGTAAGCCTATGCTAAGCTAAGCCTCTCATTCTTAGCTCTGAATTTTAATTTACCTCAAAGGGTTTTCTTTTTAAGATAAATAATGcttattatatattttcattgcaacattttattcttatattaGAGATTCATCATGATTTTTAATACACGGGATAGATATGATATTGATGCAGTATTAGAAATGTTAAATAGCTGTCCATATGAATACAACAAATGTATGATTTTCAATAAATTTGTGTAAAATGTTGAATGAACGTTTGATACAGTCAGCCAATTTAGAGGATTTTGATACCATTGCCTGTCGTCAACTTTCATGATTTGGAAATGGAAGGGTTGGATGGCACAAGACTGAGTCAATGTCGTAATAACGTGTATTGCCCATGATTTAATCTAAATGTGTTTTTCTAGTTAACACTCTTGGAGGACCCTTTCCATTGGTTCTACTACTACACGTCTAAATTGTAGGTTTCAAAGTCTTAGGTTTCTTTCTCAGAAAAAGAAATCTTGTGTTCTCAATGATCATTGGgtataaaattttgaattgtACTATTCAACTCAATAATTTAAGTCTCATTGTGTGGATGCCTACGAACAACTTCAAActaaaaaagcacttcaaattGATTCCTCGTCTGAATTGGTTGGCAAACTTAGATAATGGGTGTCTACTTTCATTTCATATTAAGGTAGGTATTCACATTGTTTTGACTCTGAGATGCCTACTCTATTGAATGACAACACTACTtaaaagtaatatatatatatacagcGCCTCTCCTCCGCAGCTTTCTTTGCACCACCCGGTCTGTATATTAAACTCTTTATTTAGATGATCCTAATATAAAGACATGTTGTGAGTCAACatctcaattaatttaaattgCATCTTTGTTTTGTCTCACAAAATAGTCTTACATTACTTTTAATTAACCATCATGGGTCAAAGGAATCATGAGTTCAATCCATATTGGCCACCTCCTACCCAGGAATTAATTTCCTAAAAATTTCCTTGACACCCATAGGGTCAGACGG containing:
- the LOC103503205 gene encoding mitochondrial phosphate carrier protein 3, mitochondrial-like, whose product is MALSDKPSRQSLIPSFLYSSPSSTRTLPLMKMLQSSPTLDSVSSPSPKTFVIPSPTEPSKKIEMYSPAFYTACTFGGILSCGLTHMAVTPLDLVKCNMQIDPAKYKSISSGFGVLLKEQGVRGFFRGWVPTLLGYSAQGACKFGFYEFFKKYYSDIAGPEYAAKYKTLIYLAGSASAEVIADIALCPFEAVKVRVQTQPGFARGLADGLPKFVRSEGTLGLYKGIVPLWGRQIPYTMMKFASFETIVEMLYKYAIPTPKDQCSKSLQLGVSFAGGYVAGVFCAIVSHPADNLVSFLNNAKGATVGDAVKKLGLWGLFTRGLPLRIVMIGTLTGAQWGIYDAFKVFVGLPTTGGPAPAAAPAPAAAELAKA